The genomic segment TTTGTTCCGCCTAAATAGCGGGAAACTTCATCATGCGTCCATACAGTTCCTGATCCTTCTTTAGTAGCTCTTGAGGGTGCTAAATCAAAATAATGCAACATATTAGCAATCAGAAAAGCGTCATTATTTACTGATTGAGCAAACTGATGAAATGTATTGTGTTCGACTAATTCAATCTGATAAAAACGTGGATTAGCTTGTTTTCCTGCACCCCAAACAGCATAATCAGCAGGGTGAATTTGAATAATATTATCTTTATCAACAAATGCATGAACGAAAGCATTCTCATAATTTTGTTTCATATATGCTATTTCACCAGCAATAGTTGAATTTTTATTTGCTGTTTCATGGATGACAATTCCTTCTGCTTGACCATTACCATTGCGATAATCAAATTTTGGAAACTGAGTAACCTGTTGAGTTATCTTTGGGATCCATAAATTTTGTTGCTTAATATATGTATTGACTTTTGGATATGTACTTCTTTGTAATATACTATAGTCTAATGCAGCTTCTACTGTATCTGTCGGTTGATATAGACCAATAACACCAATACCCACTATACTTAAAACCAATGCAGCTTTGTAACTTTTCTTCATTAAATTACATTCTCCTTCTTGTTTTCTTGTAAAAATAGTAGTTGTGAATAGATTTTTTCTATTCGCAACTACTATAATTGTATTATAAATTCAGTATTAAATATACCTTTAATTAATGAATAGAACAATTTCTTTCAAATATACTACTGTAGTACATTTGAAAAGATTCTTCAAACGACATTAATTAAATCAAAATAAAAACTTTTACTAGCAAACTAAGGACTATCATTTTGTAATGTTATCATGTATTTGTTTGCACTCATTCATTAGGATCATTTATAAATTCTTTGATAATGAATTTAGGGCGTTGTTTTGTCTCTAAATAAATTTTCCCGATATACTCGCCTACAATTCCTATAGACAAGAGCATTAGACCACCAATAGCCCAAACAGACACGGCTACACTTGCCCATCCTGTTATGGTGTCTCCCATTTGATGGCGTACAATAATGTAAATCAACATCAATATACTTACTAAAAATATTAAAACACCTAATCCCGAAATTATTCTAATTGGTTTTATACTTAAAGAAGTTATTCCTTCTAAAGCAAAAGATAACATTTTTTTCAAAGGATATTTACTTTCTCCTGCTAATCTTTCATTGCGTTCATAAGAAACAGTAGTAGAAGAAAAGCCTAGCATAGGAACAACTCCTCTTAAAAAGAGGTTAACTTCTTTGTATTTAGCTAATTCTTCAACTGTTCGTTTGCTCATTAATCTATAGTCAGCATGATTATAAATTACTTCTCCACCAATAAAGTTTAACGCTTTATAATAACTCTCTGCTGTAACACGTTTAAAAAAGGTATCTGTCTCACGTTTACTTCGAACCCCATAAACAATATCGTATCCTTCTAAATATTTATCGACCATCTTTTCAATTGCATTTATATCATCTTGTAAATCCGCGTCCATGGAAATAACCATATCAGAATAATCTTTTACTGTTAATAATCCAGCTAAGAGAGCATTTTGGTGTCCTTTATTTCTACTTAAATTTATACCACTAAATAATTTATCGCTTCTATGCAAATCTTCTATAATTTCCCAAGTTGTATCTTTTGAACCATCATTAACAAAGACAATTTTACTTTTTTTATTAATTTTATTACTTTTTATTAGTTTTAAATAGATCTCTTTTAATCTAGATGCTGTTTCATTTAATACCTCTTTTTCATTGTAACAAGGGATCACCATATATAAGGTATTTTCCATTTTATATCGCTTCTTTCAGTTTATTTATCTACACTGTTTTTTTAATTACTTTAATACTTTGAAAATACTTATATCATTATTTTCAAAGCATTGTTGAAAACCACTTTCCTTACTAAATACATCATTTGTTTGTTGTTTTTTATATTGTACAATATAATCCAAATTCAATTGTATCGCTAGATTATGTTTATTTTGATATTCTTCGGAAAACAACAAATCATTTTCTTCTAACATTTCTTGTGCTCTTTCGGGTTTTAAACCGCTGTTTTTAGCATAATCAGAACCTTCTATATAAAAACTCCTATCAGAATAGGCGCTATATAAGAAAAAAAGATTATTATCGTTGTGTCTGTTAGTAGCTAATAAATCTTTACTAGTAGTATTATCTTTTAACCACATCATACCTTCGTATTCTAAAGCACTGATACTACTATTGAAATAATCTTCTTGTTCATTTTGAAAATTAGAATAGCTCTCTTCTAATTTTTCAATAATAGTATCAACTGTTCCAAGTACTGGTCGGATAAAGAATAAAGAAATAGTAATTATAAAAATCACTTTAAATTCTTTATCAGTATTTTTTACTAATAGCTTCTCTACTTCTTTTCCTCCTAAATAATAAATAATTGGAAGGGCACCAAAAAGAAAATACATCTGCGAATAACCCGAATGCCTAATTATATAGTAGGCTCCAAGAGATATTATCGAAAAAATAAGGCAGAATTGCTCAAACAAAGATATGTATTGTTTGGTTACTAATTGATAAGCATTTCTTATTAAACTCCATAAATAAGGAATCGAAAAGAAAAAGACAGCAAGTACAAAATGAGGGATAACATAAGTAAATCTTATGAAAAAGTTGCTATCGGGATTATTCAACCCACCTGGAAATAAAGAAGTAGAAGTAATAACATCAAAAGCAGAATTCATACCGATTTCTACTAAATCACTTCCTTGACTTAAGAGTGTAAAGTGAATAATAGCATAAGAAACGGCAGTAACCATTAACAATTTCAACCAAAATAAATTACTTTTTTTCTGAATTAACATTGCAATAGTTAAAGCAAATAAAGCAACTAGAATTATTAGCGCAATTGGTCCTTTTAATCCTGCTAACAGAAATATAAAAATAAACATTAATAAAATATTTTGTTTGTTTCCTTTAATTTCTAAACTATTTTTTATTGTTAACAATGTAATCAATACGACTGGAAAAGTAAGTGCCATTGCATTAACATTGGTGAATATATGATAAAAAATGTTATTGTAATAACCATTAGCAACTGTTGGTACATAAAAAAGTACAAAAGCAGCAAAGTAAGCTAGATTTTTTTTATCTTTAAAAACCGTTTTAAAAAAAGCAATAGTCGAAATAGTCACTATTGTTCCAATTACAATAAATTGAAATTGGACAATTAATTCATACGCACTAAAGCCAAAAATATACTTTGCAATAGCATAGAATAAATCTGAAAAGTAATGATAAAGAAATTTAATGCCATATACTCTTGAATCCATGTTACTGCCGCTAGAAAGAATGTTGACATTACCCATATGCCAACCTATATCTTGATTAATGACTGCATTTGAAACAACTGTTGGTTTTGGAAAAGCAAACAGTGTAAATATAGCAGATATAAAAATATTTACTCCCATAAATAAATAGGTGCCTGCATCTAATGTATTATTATCTTTTGATTTATAAATGGGCTTCTTTTGCACTACTAAATAAATTAGCCTAGCCACTAATAGAACTGGTACAAAATACTTGATTAAAAATAAACTATTGAAAAATGAAAAGATGTAATACTGGATAATAATCAAAAATACCCCTAAAAAAAAGGCCATTACTTCTTCTATCATATTACTAAAATTTTCTATTTTTAGTATTTTAAATATTATTTTTCCAGGAGAATAAATATATAAAGCTATATACAACAAAAACAAAGAAAAATTAATAATAGATAAGTCAAAAAAAAGTTTGCCTATAATTAAAATTGATAATAAAGAGATCAAAAAAAATAGTTTACCTATTGTTTTACTGTTTTTTTTATTTCTTGATGCGTCATAATTCGATTTCACTCCGCTTTTTTAGTATTCTATATAACTAGCTATTGAAATTCACAAGATAATTGGGTAAAAGAAGTTATATAAAATACACTTCTTTTACCCAGATTATTTATATCTTAGAATTAAATAGTATAAAAAGTTTTTTTCAGCGATATTTCTTTAGAAAGAGATTTCTGAATGACTTCCATTATTTTATCGGTAACTCTTCCATCACCATATGGATTAGACATTAACTGGATACTACTTTTAAAAGAGTCTGATAAAGCTAATGAAATAGCTTCTTTAATTGATTCTTCTTGTGGTTCACAATTAATAACAGATTGAGCTTGCATTCTACCCTTTTGTCGGTCACCAATATTAACTGTAGGAATTTTAAAGGATGGAGCTTCGATAATTCCGCTTGATGAATTGCCAATAACAGCTGAAGCTAGTTTCATCGCACTAAGGTAACGTAGTTGTCCCATAGATACAAATGAAAGAGTATTATCTAAATGTTTATTTGTATAGTCATCAATCATTTCATTAATGATTCGACCATCTGTATCAGAATTGGCTTTTGTAAAGATAATAGTTGCATTTTCTATTGTCTCTAATGCATTTAAAAGATTTTTAAACTGAACCTCAGAAGTCGCATCTTCTAGAGTAACAGGATGAAAAGTCACAAGTAATAATCTTTCTTTAAATTCCGTATCTAAGCTAGCTTCTAATTCACTTTTATTCATTAAAGGCATTTTCCTAATATTTTCAATCCCAATTGCTCCAACATTAAACACGCGATCAGGAGTTTCTCCTAATTGAATGACTCTATTTCTGTATTCTTCAGCACTTGTAAAATGCAACCAACTCATTTTAGTAATGGCATGTCTAAATGCTTCATCAAAAGCACCTTCCGTTGTTTCTCCACCATGTAAATGAGCAATCGGAATACGAGCGACCGAGGCTGCTGTTGCAGCTACAAAAGTTTCATAACGATCTCCAAGCAGTACCACCATATCAGGTTGCAAACGTTCAAAGCTTTCAGAAAAGCCAATCATTCCAAGCCCCATTGATTTTGAAATCCCAACAGGTGTATCAGAACTTAATAAGATATCTACTTTTTCATTGATGGTGTATCCATCTGCTTCAATCAATTTATAGGTCAAACCAAATTCTGGAGATAAATGCATACCTGTAACCAGTAATTGTAATTCTAAATTTTTAGCTTGTTTTATTTGTTCAAGAAGAGGCATCAATAGACCATATTCAGCTCTTGTTCCTGTTACTACACAAATCTTTTTCATCTCTCAATCAACTCATCTGCTTGATAATCTTTAGT from the Carnobacterium inhibens subsp. inhibens DSM 13024 genome contains:
- the neuC gene encoding UDP-N-acetylglucosamine 2-epimerase, which encodes MKKICVVTGTRAEYGLLMPLLEQIKQAKNLELQLLVTGMHLSPEFGLTYKLIEADGYTINEKVDILLSSDTPVGISKSMGLGMIGFSESFERLQPDMVVLLGDRYETFVAATAASVARIPIAHLHGGETTEGAFDEAFRHAITKMSWLHFTSAEEYRNRVIQLGETPDRVFNVGAIGIENIRKMPLMNKSELEASLDTEFKERLLLVTFHPVTLEDATSEVQFKNLLNALETIENATIIFTKANSDTDGRIINEMIDDYTNKHLDNTLSFVSMGQLRYLSAMKLASAVIGNSSSGIIEAPSFKIPTVNIGDRQKGRMQAQSVINCEPQEESIKEAISLALSDSFKSSIQLMSNPYGDGRVTDKIMEVIQKSLSKEISLKKTFYTI
- a CDS encoding glycosyltransferase family 2 protein produces the protein MENTLYMVIPCYNEKEVLNETASRLKEIYLKLIKSNKINKKSKIVFVNDGSKDTTWEIIEDLHRSDKLFSGINLSRNKGHQNALLAGLLTVKDYSDMVISMDADLQDDINAIEKMVDKYLEGYDIVYGVRSKRETDTFFKRVTAESYYKALNFIGGEVIYNHADYRLMSKRTVEELAKYKEVNLFLRGVVPMLGFSSTTVSYERNERLAGESKYPLKKMLSFALEGITSLSIKPIRIISGLGVLIFLVSILMLIYIIVRHQMGDTITGWASVAVSVWAIGGLMLLSIGIVGEYIGKIYLETKQRPKFIIKEFINDPNE